In a genomic window of Quercus lobata isolate SW786 chromosome 4, ValleyOak3.0 Primary Assembly, whole genome shotgun sequence:
- the LOC115987998 gene encoding cationic amino acid transporter 8, vacuolar: MPIQTIQEQEPNRTRSYWRRWSKQDFFPEPSFSNLTSYRASLSQTCPRLKDRLLDRSTDTFELVELQKASENSMRKCLTWWDLLWLSFGSVVGSGIFTITGLEAHEVGPSIVIAYAVAGLSALLSSFCYTEFAVEIPVAGGSFSYLRVELGDFIAFIAASNILLEAVVGAAGLGRAWSSYLASLITNNADFLRFKVSFLAEGFNLLDPVAVLVLLVANGIAMSGTKMTSVLNWISSIISSFIIVFIIVVGFIRGKTSNLDPFFPEGAKGVFEAAAVVYWSYTGFDMVATMAEETKKPSRDIPVGLVGSMAIITVVYCLMSLVLTMMQKYTDIDVNAPYSVAFSKIGMNWAKYLVGICALKGMTTSLLVGSLGQARYTTQISRAHMIPPWFALVHPKTGTPINATLLVTISSAIVAFFSSLDVLSSVFSFSTLLIFMLIAVALLVRRYYVKDVTPKNDLFKFLGCLFVVVASCVGGTIVWNLNSGGWIGYAVAALVWFLGTLAMALLSKHRVPKVWGVPLVPWLPSLSIGMNIFLIGSLGTVAFYRFFICSAVMFIYYLLVGVHATYDVAHQSEQDSNDQEGK; the protein is encoded by the coding sequence ATGCCTATACAAACAATCCAAGAACAAGAACCAAATCGAACTCGAAGCTACTGGCGACGATGGAGCAAGCAAGACTTCTTCCCAGAACCCTCCTTCTCAAACCTTACATCCTACAGAGCCTCACTCTCCCAAACCTGCCCACGTCTCAAAGACCGTCTCCTCGACCGCTCGACCGACACATTCGAGCTCGTCGAGCTTCAAAAAGCCAGCGAAAACAGCATGCGCAAGTGCCTCACATGGTGGGACCTTCTCTGGCTCAGTTTCGGCTCTGTAGTCGGTTCAGGGATCTTCACGATCACAGGTCTCGAAGCCCACGAAGTCGGACCCTCCATCGTCATCGCTTACGCCGTCGCCGGCCTCTCGGCGTTGCTATCTAGCTTCTGCTACACTGAATTCGCAGTTGAAATCCCCGTCGCCGGCGGCTCCTTCTCGTACCTCCGTGTCGAGTTGGGTGACTTCATTGCATTCATCGCCGCCTCGAATATCCTCCTCGAGGCGGTGGTGGGCGCCGCGGGGCTTGGCCGGGCTTGGTCGTCGTATTTGGCGAGTTTGATCACGAATAACGCGGATTTCTTGCGGTTTAAGGTAAGTTTTTTAGCTGAAGGTTTTAATCTTTTAGACCCAGTTGCTGTTTTGGTGCTTTTAGTTGCTAATGGGATAGCTATGAGTGGGACTAAGATGACATCTGTGTTGAATTGGATTAGTTCTATAATTAGTTCTTTTATTATTGTGTTCATCATAGTGGTTGGGTTTATTCGTGGCAAGACTTCAAATTTGGACCCATTTTTTCCAGAGGGAGCAAAGGGTGTTTTTGAGGCTGCTGCAGTTGTGTACTGGTCTTATACTGGTTTTGATATGGTGGCCACTATGGCCGAAGAGACTAAGAAGCCGTCGAGGGATATACCTGTGGGGTTGGTTGGTTCAATGGCTATCATCACTGTGGTTTATTGCTTGATGTCTTTGGTATTGACCATGATGCAGAAATACACTGACATTGATGTGAACGCGCCCTATTCGGTTGCTTTTAGTAAAATTGGGATGAATTGGGCTAAGTATTTGGTGGGTATATGTGCATTGAAGGGGATGACTACTAGCTTGTTGGTTGGATCTCTTGGGCAAGCTCGATACACGACTCAGATTTCCAGGGCGCATATGATTCCGCCTTGGTTCGCTCTGGTGCATCCGAAGACTGGAACTCCTATTAATGCTACTCTATTGGTTACGATATCTAGTGCAATTGTAGCGTTTTTCTCAAGTTTGGATGTGTTGTCGAGTGTTTTCTCATTCAGTACGCTCTTGATTTTTATGCTCATTGCTGTTGCATTGCTTGTGAGGAGATATTATGTTAAGGATGTGACACCAAAGAatgatttgtttaaatttctTGGGTGcttatttgttgttgttgcttcATGTGTTGGAGGAACGATAGTTTGGAATTTGAATAGTGGAGGGTGGATTGGGTATGCAGTGGCTGCTTTAGTTTGGTTTTTGGGGACTCTGGCTATGGCCTTGCTTTCGAAGCACCGAGTTCCAAAGGTTTGGGGGGTTCCACTTGTTCCATGGTTGCCTTCATTATCCATTGGGATGAACATTTTTCTCATTGGGTCACTTGGTACTGTAGCATTCTACAGGTTCTTCATTTGCAGTGCAGTAATGTTCATCTACTATTTGTTAGTTGGTGTCCATGCTACCTATGATGTGGCTCATCAGAGTGAACAGGATTCAAATGATCAGGAGGGAAAGTAA
- the LOC115983532 gene encoding gibberellin 2-beta-dioxygenase 1-like, which translates to MVVLSKPAIEQCSFIRNCIPTTTTFYTGIPIIDLSKPDSKNLIVKACEDFGFFKVINHGVPRQFITNLESEAIKFFSLPLSEKEKAGPPTPMGYGNKSIGPNGDIGWVEYLLLTTNPDSCSHKFLSVLGENPEMFRSALNDYILAVKEMTCEVLELMADGLKIPTSNVFSKLLKDEKSDSVFRLNHYPPCPDFQALEDSNMVGFGEHTDPQIISVLRSNNASGLQISLRNGNWISVPPDQDSFFFLVGDSLQVMTNGRFQSVRHRVLTNSLKSRVSMIYFGGPPLSEKITPLPALMKGETSLYKEFTWLEYKTSAYNTKLADNRLGHFERIVAS; encoded by the exons atGGTAGTCCTATCCAAACCAGCAATTGAACAGTGCTCTTTTATTAGAAACTGCatacccaccaccaccacatttTATACTGGAATTCCCATAATAGACCTCTCAAAACCTGACTCCAAGAACCTCATAGTCAAGGCCTGTGAAGATTTTGGATTCTTCAAGGTCATCAATCATGGAGTCCCACGTCAGTTTATTACCAACTTGGAATCTGAAGCTATTAAATTCTTCTCCTTACCACtctcagaaaaagaaaaggcaggGCCTCCTACTCCAATGGGGTATGGTAACAAGAGTATTGGACCCAACGGTGATATTGGTTGGGTCGAATACCTTCTTTTAACAACCAATCCAGATTCATGCTCTCACAAATTTCTCTCAGTTCTTGGAGAAAACCCAGAAATGTTCCG TTCTGCTTTGAATGACTATATATTAGCTGTGAAGGAGATGACCTGTGAGGTTCTTGAATTAATGGCTGATGGATTGAAGATTCCAACAAGTAATGTGTTCAGTAAGCTTTTGAAGGATGAAAAGAGTGACTCTGTTTTCAGGCTCAATCACTACCCTCCATGCCCAGACTTTCAGGCTTTGGAAGATAGCAATATGGTTGGATTTGGAGAGCACACTGACCCTCAAATCATATCTGTGCTGAGGTCCAACAACGCATCTGGCCTTCAAATTTCTCTGAGAAATGGGAATTGGATTTCAGTCCCACCTGATCAGGACtcattcttctttcttgtggGTGATTCTTTGCAG GTTATGACCAATGGAAGGTTCCAAAGTGTGAGGCACAGGGTTCTGACAAACAGCTTGAAATCAAGAGTTTCAATGATATATTTTGGTGGACCACCTTTGAGTGAGAAAATAACTCCATTACCTGCACTTATGAAAGGAGAAACGAGCTTGTACAAAGAGTTTACATGGCTTGAGTATAAAACATCAGCTTATAATACAAAATTGGCTGATAATAGGCTTGGGCACTTTGAGAGAATTGTAGCCTCGTAA